In the Aristaeella hokkaidonensis genome, GCGAGCAAGGAATACGACGGAACTGCGCTGACACAGCCTGAGTTCACTGTGAGCGGCCTGGCGGAAGGTGATACGCATACATTCACGGTCGTCATGACAGACGACAGCACAATTACGGATGTCGGTACTCAGCCGAACGTGATTGCGACAGTGGATGGCGTAGCAGTAACAACCGGAACTGAAACTGCGGTAGGCAACTACCTGGTGACAACAGCTAACGGCACGTTGAAGATTACGCCGAAGAAGGTCACCATCACCGCGAAGGACGCGAGCAAGGAATACGACGGAACTGCGCTGACACAGCCTGAGTTCACTGTGAGCGGCCTGGCGGAAGGTGATACGCATACATTCACGGTCGTCATGACAGACGACAGCACAATTACGGATGTCGGTACTCAGCCGAACGTGATTGCGACAGTGGATGGCGTAGCAGTAACAACCGGAACTGAAACTGCGGTAGGCAACTACCTGGTGACAACAGCTAACGGCACGCTGAAGATCACGCCGAAGAAGGTCACCATCACCGCGAAAGACGCGAGCAAGGAATACGACGGAACTGCGCTGACACAGCCTGAGTTCACTGTGAGCGGCCTGGCGGAAGGTGATACGCATACATTCACAGTCGTCATGACAGACGACAGCACAATTACGGATGTCGGTACTCAGCCGAACGTGATTGCGACAGTGGATGGCGTAGCAGTAACAACCGGAACTGAAACTGCGGTAGGCAACTACCTGGTGACAACAGCTAACGGCACGTTGAAGATTACGCCGAAGAAGGTCACCATCACCGCGAAGGACGCGAGCAAGGAATACGACGGAACTGCGCTGACACAGCCTGAGTTCACTGTGAGCGGCCTGGCGGAAGGTGATACGCATACATTCACAGTCGTCATGACAGACGACAGCACAATCACCAATGTCGGCACACAGCCGAACGTGATTGCGACAGTGGATGGCGTAGCAGTAACAACCGGAACTGAAACTGCGGTAGGCAACTACCTGGTGACAACAGCTAACGGCACGTTGAAGATCACGCCGAAGAAGGTCACCATCACCGCGAAGGACGCGAGCAAGGAATACGACGGAACTGCGCTGACACAGCCTGAGTTCACTGTGAGCGGCCTGGCGGAAGGTGATACGCATACATTCACAGTCGTCATGACAGACGACAGCACAATCACCAATGTCGGCACACAGCCGAACGTGATTGCGACAGTGGATGGCGTAGCAGTAACAACCGGAGCTGAAACTGCGGTAGGCAACTATCTGGTGACAACAGCTAACGGCACGCTGAAGATCACGCCGAAGAAGGTCACCATTACCGCGAAGGACGCGAGCAAGGAATACGACGGAACTGCGCTGACACAGCCTGAGTTCACTGTGAGCGGCCTGGCGGAAGGTGATACGCATACATTCACAGTCGTCATGACAGACGACAGCACAATTACGGATGTCGGTACTCAGCCGAACGTGATTGCGACAGTGGATGGCGTAGCAGTAACAACCGGAACTGAAACTGCGGTAGGCAACTACCTGGTGACAACAGCTAACGGCACGTTGAAGATTACGCCGAAGAAGGTCACCATCACCGCGAAGGACGCGAGCAAGGAATACGACGGAACTGCGCTGACACAGCCTGAGTTCACTGTGAGCGGCCTGGCGGAAGGTGATACGCATACATTCACAGTCGTCATGACAGACGACAGCACAATTACGGATGTCGGTACTCAGCCGAACGTGATTGCGACAGTGGATGGCGTAGCAGTAACAACCGGAACTGAAACTGCGGTAGGCAACTACCTGGTGACAACAGCTAACGGCACGCTGAAGATCACGCCGAAGAAGGTCACCATCACCGCGAAAGACGCGAGCAAGGAATACGACGGAACTGCGCTGACACAGCCTGAGTTCACTGTGAGCGGCCTGGCGGAAGGTGATACGCATACATTCACAGTCGTCATGACAGACGACAGCACAATCACCAATGTCGGCACACAGCCGAACGTGATTGCGACAGTGGATGGCGTAGCAGTAACAACCGGAGCTGAAACTGCGGTAGGCAACTATCTGGTGACAACAGCTAACGGCACGTTGAAGATCACCCCGATTACCGACAAAGTCACGGTCACGATCACCGAGAACAGCGACGAAGTGACCTATGACGGACAGCCCCATACGATCAAGGGATACAAGAGTATTGTGGCTGATAACACGCTGTATGACGTGGCGACTTCTGTGACAGAAACCGAGACAACTGCCTGGACCGTGACGAAGACTGACGCGGGTACCTATGATATGGGTATCTTGGCGGGAGACTTCGAGAACACGAACACGAACTTCACGAATGTTGAGTTCAAGATCGTGGACGGCCAGCTGAAGATCAAGCCGATTACCGACAAAGTCACGGTCACGATCACCGAGAACAGCGACGAAGTGACATACGACGGACAGCCGCATACGATCAAGGGGTACAAGAGTATTGTGGCCGATAACACGCTGTACGACGTGGCGACTTCCGTGGCGGAAACCGAGACAACTGCCTGGACCGTGACGAAGACCGACGTTGGCACCTATGACATGGGTATCTTGGCGGGAGACTTCGAGAACACGAACACGAACTTCACGAATGTTGAGTTCAAGATCGTGGACGGTCAGCTGAAGATTAATCCTCCGGACAAGGTAACGGTCACGATTACCGAGAACAGCGACGAAGTGACATATGACGGACAGCCGCATACAATCAAGGGGTACAAGAGTATTGTGGCTGATAACACGCTGTATGACGTGGCGACATCCGTGGTAGAAACCGAGACAGCTGCCTGGACCGTGACGAAGACTGACGCGGGTACCTATGACATGGGTATCGTGGCGGGAGACTTCGAGAACACGAACACGAACTTCCCGAATGTTGAGTTCAAGATCGTGGACGGTCAGCTGAAGATCAAGCCGATTACCGACAAGGTCACGGTCACGATCACTGAGAACAGCGACGAAGTGACATACGACGGACAGCCGCATACGATCAAGGGGTACAAGAGTATTGTGGCTGATAACACGCTGTACGACGTGGCGACTTCCGTGGCGGAAACCGAGACAGCTGCCTGGACCGTGACGAAGACTGACGCGGGTACCTATGATATGGGTATCGTGGCGGGAGACTTCGAGAACACGAACACGAACTTCACGAATGTTGAGTTCAAGATCGTGGACGGCCAGCTGAAGATCAAGCCGATTACCGACAAAGTCACGGTCACGATCACTGAGAACAGCGACGAAGTGACATACGACGGACAGCCGCATACGATCAAGGGGTACAAGAGTATTGTGGCTGATAACACGCTGTACGACGTGGCGACATCCGTGGCGGAAACCGAGACAGCTGCCTGGACCGTGACGAAGACTGACGCGGGTACCTATGATATGGGTATCGTGGCGGGAGACTTCGAGAACACGAACACGAACTTCACGAATGTTGAGTTCAAGATCGTGGACGGCCAGCTGAAGATCAAGCCGATTACCGACAAAGTCACGGTCACGATCACTGAGAACAGCGACGAAGTGACATACGACGGACAGCCGCATACGATCAAGGGGTACAAGAGTATTGTGGCTGATAACACGCTGTACGACGTGGCGACATCCGTGGCGGAAACCGAGACAGCTGCCTGGACCGTGACGAAGACTGACGCGGGTACCTATGATATGGGTATCGTGGCGGGAGACTTCGAGAACACGAACACGAACTTCACGAATGTTGAGTTCAAGATCGTGGACGGCCAGCTGAAGATCAAGCCGATTACCGACAAAGTCACGGTCACGATCACTGAGAACAGCGACGAAGTGACATACGACGGACAGCCGCATACGATCAAGGGGTACAAGAGTATTGTGGCCGATAACACGCTGTATGACGTGGCGACATCCGTGGCGGAAACCGAGACAGCTGCCTGGACCGTGACGAAGACTGACGCGGGTACCTATGATATGGGTATCGTGGCGGGAGACTTCGAGAACACGAACACGAACTTCACGAATGTTGAGTTCAAGATCGTGGACGGCCAGCTGAAGATCAAGCCGATTACCGACAAAGTCACGGTCACGATCACTGAGAACAGCGACGAAGTGACATACGACGGACAGCCGCATACGATCAAGGGGTACAAGAGTATTGTGGCCGATAACACGCTGTATGACGTGGCGACATCCGTGGCGGAAACCGAGACAACTGCCTGGACCGTGACGAAGACTGACGCGGGTACCTATGATATGGGTATCGTGGCGGGAGACTTCGAGAACACGAACACGAACTTCACGAATGTTGAGTTCAAAATCGTGGACGGTCAGCTGAAGATCAAGCCGATTACCGACAAGGTCACGGTCACGATCACTGAGAACAGCGACGAAGTGACATATGACGGACAGCCGCATACGATCAAGGGGTACAAGAGTATTGTGGCCGATAACACGCTGTATGACGTGGCAACTTCCGTGGCGGAAACCGAGACAACTGCCTGGACCATCACGAAGACTGACGCGGGTACCTATGACATGGGTATCGTGGCGGGAGACTTCGAGAACACGAACACGAACTTCACAAATGTTGAGTTCAAGATCGTGGACGGTCAGCTGAAGATCAAGCCGATTACCGACAAGGTCACGGTCACGATCACTGAGAACAGCGACGAAGTGACATATGACGGACAGCCGCATACGATCAAGGGGTACAAGAGTATTGTGGCCGATAACACGCTGTATGACGTGGCAACTTCCGTGGCGGAAACCGAGACAACTGCCTGGACCGTGACGAAGACTGACGCGGGTACCTATGACATGGGTATCGTGGCGGGAGACTTCGAGAACACGAACACGAACTTCACAAATGTTGAGTTCAAGATCGTGGACGGCCAGCTGAAGATAGCAAAACGTGCAGTTACCCTGACCAGCGGTAATGCTAAGAGATCTTATAACGGTGAAGCTCTGACGAACGCGGATGTTGAGGGTAAGAATGAGAATGGCCTGACGGTGGAAACCGGTTGGGTGGACGGCGAAGGCGCGACCTACGAATTTACCGGCAGCCAGACCTTGGTTGGAGAAAGCCCGAATGCATTCACTTATACGCTCAAGGACAATACCAAGGCTGATAACTATGTGATTACCAAGACGGAAGGTAAACTCATCGTGGATGATGAGAGTGTGCCGGATGACCTGGTGGTGAAGAAGACTGCCGACGACACCGTGTACAAACTGGGTGAAGAAGTGACCTTCGATATCTGGGTTAAGAACATCTATGATGACATTGTGACGATCAAGCTGATCGAAATCGAAGGTGTGACCCTGGCTAAGGATACCTTCGAAGGTGTTGAACCCGGAGCAGAGATCACCACCACCGCAACCTACACCATTACGGAAGCCGATATCCTGGCAGGCAGCTTCACCAACACGGTGACGGCGAGGGTTGTGGAAAAAGAGTGGAGTGCCAACGCATCGGTTAAGGTTGAAGATCCGAATGGTCACCTGACAGTGATCAAGGAGACTACCAGCGAGACGCCGGAAGGCGGTTACAAGCTGGGTGAGACAGTCACCTACAAGATCACGGTAGTGAATGACGGCAACCTGACGATCACCGACATCACTGCGACAGATGAACGGACCGGAGACGAGTGGAAGATCGACAGCCTGGCACCTGGTGAAAGCAAGGAATACACCGCTTCCACCACAGTGACCGAAGACGATATCCTCAGCGGCCACATCATCAATGATGCAACCGCAAAGGGTAAGAGCCCGGATCCGGATGAACCTGACGTACCGGTTGATCCCGGACATACAGATGATGATCCTGAAGATCCGAATGGTCACCTGACAGTGATCAAGGAGACTACCAGCGAGACGCCGGAAGGCGGCTACAAGCTGGGCGAGACGGTCAGCTACAAGATCACGGTAGTGAACGACGGCAACCTGACGATCACCGACATCAAGGTTCTGGATGAGCGGACCGGCGACGAATGGCCGGTAGCCAGCCTGGCACCCGGTGAGAGCAAGGAATTCACCGCTTCCACTAGTGTAACAGAAGACGACATCCTGAGCGGACACATCATCAACGAAGCGACCGCGACAGGCAAGAGTCCCGATCCGGATAAACCTGACGTGCCGGTAACCCCGGATGAGACGGACGATGATCCGGAAGATCCGAACGGTCACCTGACAGTGATCAAGGAGACCACCAGCGAGACGCCGGAAGGCGGATACAAGCTGGGAGAGACAGTCAGCTACAAGATTACGGTCGTGAACGACGGCAACCTGACGATCACCGAAATCAAGGTTCTGGACGAACGGACCGGTGATGAGTGGGCGGTAGACAGCCTGGCACCCGGTGAAAGCAGAACGTTTGAAGCTTCCACAACGGTGACGGAGGAGGATATTCTCAGCAAACACATCATCAACGAAGCGACGGCGAAGGGCAAGAGCCCGGATCCTGACAAGCCTGATGTGCCGGTGACACCGGATGAGACAGACGATGATCCCGAAGATCCGAACGGCCACCTGACAGTGATCAAGGAGACCACCAGCGAGACGCCGGAAGGCGGATATAAGCTGGGTGAGACGCTCAACTACAAGATTACAGTTGTCAACGACGGCAACCTGACGATTACTGAAATTACCGTTACGGATGACCGGACCGGAGATGCGTGGAAGATCGACAGCCTGAAGCCCGGCGATAGCAAGGAGTTTGAGGCTTCCACAACGGTGACAGAGGAAGATATCCTCAGCGAACATATCATCAACGAAGCGACGGCGAAGGGCAAGAGCCCGGATCCTGACAAGCCTGATGTGCCGGTAACACCGGATGAAACAGATGATGATCCTGAAGATCCGAACGGTCACCTGACGGTCAACAAGGAAACCACTTCCACACCCAAGGATGAAAATGGCTATGCGGAAGGCGAAGTGATCAGCTACAAGATCACGGTCGTGAACGACGGTAACCTGACGATCACCAATATCAACGTGATTGACGATCTGACCGGAGACAAGTGGCCGGTTGAAAGCCTGGCACCCGGTGCAACGAAGGAATTCGAAACCAAGTATACTGTAACTGCTGCAGATGCGGCGGCCGGTGAGGTGCTGAACGTTGCAACGGCTGAAGGCAAGAGCCCGGATCCGAAGAAACCCGATGTGCCGGTGACACCCGGTGAGGATCCCGAACCCACGATCGAAACCAAGGTTACCCTGATAATCCGCTACTGGATCGGCAGTAAGGACGGCGAGCTCATCAATACAATCAACCGGGTCGAAAAGGTTGGTACTGCATATGATGTTGCAACTCCGCCGATTGAGGGTTATACTGCTGATACAGAGAGAGTCAAGGGCGTCCTGGATAAGGACATGGAATACGACGTGGTTTACACTGCGAATGACTATACGCTGACAATCCTGTATAAGTATATGGACGGTACTGAAGCCGCTGCGACCTATACAGAAGTGCTCCACGCCGGAGACGAGTACAGCGTAGAATCT is a window encoding:
- a CDS encoding DUF7507 domain-containing protein, with the translated sequence MTPHTDDPTKNDYVVQLRAEYVDPIGPPTTHIWWFRNDGTEAFRKDDPIQVNKSVAIEGALTRSGYRFIGWAKVQQNGDTPATTTDAGPYLYYGDDGAFHLGSKTGTKVSKVAADERTPYDNMYAVWIPELKIRITGNTDTKEYNGQEQSVTGYTVEYSVGGGAYSTTAPSGVSVALAEGKTAEAAGTNVNTNPGYLMGLNSESFTISVNAEKYDFNATDDLTITDGWLKITPKKVTITAKDASKEYDGTALTQPEFTVSGLAEGDTHTFTVVMTDDSTITNVGTQPNVIATVDGVAVTTGTETAVGNYLVTTANGTLKITPKKVTITAKDASKEYDGTALTQPEFTVSGLAEGDTHTFTVVMTDDSTITNVGTQPNVIATVDGVAVTTGAETAVGNYLVTTANGTLKITPKKVTITAKDASKEYDGTALTQPEFTVSGLAEGDTHTFTVVMTDDSTITNVGTQPNVIATVDGVAVTTGAETAVGNYLVTTANGTLKITPKKVTITAKDASKEYDGTALTQPEFTVSGLAEGDTHTFTVVMTDDSTITNVGTQPNVIATVDGVAVTTGTETAVGNYLVTTANGTLKITPKKVTITAKDASKEYDGTALTQPEFTVSGLAEGDTHTFTVVMTDDSTITDVGTQPNVIATVDGVAVTTGTETAVGNYLVTTANGTLKITPKKVTITAKDASKEYDGTALTQPEFTVSGLAEGDTHTFTVVMTDDSTITDVGTQPNVIATVDGVAVTTGTETAVGNYLVTTANGTLKITPKKVTITAKDASKEYDGTALTQPEFTVSGLAEGDTHTFTVVMTDDSTITDVGTQPNVIATVDGVAVTTGTETAVGNYLVTTANGTLKITPKKVTITAKDASKEYDGTALTQPEFTVSGLAEGDTHTFTVVMTDDSTITDVGTQPNVIATVDGVAVTTGTETAVGNYLVTTANGTLKITPKKVTITAKDASKEYDGTALTQPEFTVSGLAEGDTHTFTVVMTDDSTITDVGTQPNVIATVDGVAVTTGTETAVGNYLVTTANGTLKITPKKVTITAKDASKEYDGTALTQPEFTVSGLAEGDTHTFTVVMTDDSTITDVGTQPNVIATVDGVAVTTGTETAVGNYLVTTANGTLKITPKKVTITAKDASKEYDGTALTQPEFTVSGLAEGDTHTFTVVMTDDSTITNVGTQPNVIATVDGVAVTTGTETAVGNYLVTTANGTLKITPKKVTITAKDASKEYDGTALTQPEFTVSGLAEGDTHTFTVVMTDDSTITNVGTQPNVIATVDGVAVTTGAETAVGNYLVTTANGTLKITPKKVTITAKDASKEYDGTALTQPEFTVSGLAEGDTHTFTVVMTDDSTITDVGTQPNVIATVDGVAVTTGTETAVGNYLVTTANGTLKITPKKVTITAKDASKEYDGTALTQPEFTVSGLAEGDTHTFTVVMTDDSTITDVGTQPNVIATVDGVAVTTGTETAVGNYLVTTANGTLKITPKKVTITAKDASKEYDGTALTQPEFTVSGLAEGDTHTFTVVMTDDSTITNVGTQPNVIATVDGVAVTTGAETAVGNYLVTTANGTLKITPITDKVTVTITENSDEVTYDGQPHTIKGYKSIVADNTLYDVATSVTETETTAWTVTKTDAGTYDMGILAGDFENTNTNFTNVEFKIVDGQLKIKPITDKVTVTITENSDEVTYDGQPHTIKGYKSIVADNTLYDVATSVAETETTAWTVTKTDVGTYDMGILAGDFENTNTNFTNVEFKIVDGQLKINPPDKVTVTITENSDEVTYDGQPHTIKGYKSIVADNTLYDVATSVVETETAAWTVTKTDAGTYDMGIVAGDFENTNTNFPNVEFKIVDGQLKIKPITDKVTVTITENSDEVTYDGQPHTIKGYKSIVADNTLYDVATSVAETETAAWTVTKTDAGTYDMGIVAGDFENTNTNFTNVEFKIVDGQLKIKPITDKVTVTITENSDEVTYDGQPHTIKGYKSIVADNTLYDVATSVAETETAAWTVTKTDAGTYDMGIVAGDFENTNTNFTNVEFKIVDGQLKIKPITDKVTVTITENSDEVTYDGQPHTIKGYKSIVADNTLYDVATSVAETETAAWTVTKTDAGTYDMGIVAGDFENTNTNFTNVEFKIVDGQLKIKPITDKVTVTITENSDEVTYDGQPHTIKGYKSIVADNTLYDVATSVAETETAAWTVTKTDAGTYDMGIVAGDFENTNTNFTNVEFKIVDGQLKIKPITDKVTVTITENSDEVTYDGQPHTIKGYKSIVADNTLYDVATSVAETETTAWTVTKTDAGTYDMGIVAGDFENTNTNFTNVEFKIVDGQLKIKPITDKVTVTITENSDEVTYDGQPHTIKGYKSIVADNTLYDVATSVAETETTAWTITKTDAGTYDMGIVAGDFENTNTNFTNVEFKIVDGQLKIKPITDKVTVTITENSDEVTYDGQPHTIKGYKSIVADNTLYDVATSVAETETTAWTVTKTDAGTYDMGIVAGDFENTNTNFTNVEFKIVDGQLKIAKRAVTLTSGNAKRSYNGEALTNADVEGKNENGLTVETGWVDGEGATYEFTGSQTLVGESPNAFTYTLKDNTKADNYVITKTEGKLIVDDESVPDDLVVKKTADDTVYKLGEEVTFDIWVKNIYDDIVTIKLIEIEGVTLAKDTFEGVEPGAEITTTATYTITEADILAGSFTNTVTARVVEKEWSANASVKVEDPNGHLTVIKETTSETPEGGYKLGETVTYKITVVNDGNLTITDITATDERTGDEWKIDSLAPGESKEYTASTTVTEDDILSGHIINDATAKGKSPDPDEPDVPVDPGHTDDDPEDPNGHLTVIKETTSETPEGGYKLGETVSYKITVVNDGNLTITDIKVLDERTGDEWPVASLAPGESKEFTASTSVTEDDILSGHIINEATATGKSPDPDKPDVPVTPDETDDDPEDPNGHLTVIKETTSETPEGGYKLGETVSYKITVVNDGNLTITEIKVLDERTGDEWAVDSLAPGESRTFEASTTVTEEDILSKHIINEATAKGKSPDPDKPDVPVTPDETDDDPEDPNGHLTVIKETTSETPEGGYKLGETLNYKITVVNDGNLTITEITVTDDRTGDAWKIDSLKPGDSKEFEASTTVTEEDILSEHIINEATAKGKSPDPDKPDVPVTPDETDDDPEDPNGHLTVNKETTSTPKDENGYAEGEVISYKITVVNDGNLTITNINVIDDLTGDKWPVESLAPGATKEFETKYTVTAADAAAGEVLNVATAEGKSPDPKKPDVPVTPGEDPEPTIETKVTLIIRYWIGSKDGELINTINRVEKVGTAYDVATPPIEGYTADTERVKGVLDKDMEYDVVYTANDYTLTILYKYMDGTEAAATYTEVLHAGDEYSVESPVVRGYYTNKKKVEGTMPARDVTVTVIYVKNPVIITIDDFETPLGIGLGSINVGETIE